Proteins co-encoded in one Medicago truncatula cultivar Jemalong A17 chromosome 8, MtrunA17r5.0-ANR, whole genome shotgun sequence genomic window:
- the LOC11422614 gene encoding pentatricopeptide repeat-containing protein At5g46460, mitochondrial, translating into MLKFTSQITTHLKCRTTPFTTLIQNPKSSSTSLNFTFLNHLKNQKLDSARAVFNKIPSPHVSLYTKLLLAYAHNNNLHEAINLFNQIPSNTKDTISWNSVIKASIICNDFVTAVKLFDEMPQRNSISWTTIIHGFLSTGRVNEAERFFNAMPYVDKDVATWNAMVNGYCNNGRVNDALRLFCQMPSRDVISWTSIIVGLDRNGKSYQALFFFKNMVGFSGVGISSTTLVCGLSAAAKILDFYAGIQIHCCMFKFGFCCGLDEFVSASLVTFYASCKRMGDACKVFGETVCKNVVVWTALLTGCGLNDKHVEALEVFSEMMRFNVVPNESSFTSALNSCVGLEDLEKGRVIHAAGIKMGLENAVYTGNSLVVMYSKCGFIGDALCVFKGICEKNVVSWNSVIVGCAQHGCGTWALVLFKEMLREGVESDEITLTGLLSACSRSGMLQKARCFFGYFARKRSMKLTVEHYACMVDVLGRCGEVEEAEALATSMPVEANSMVWLVLLSACRVHSSLDVAERAAKRIFEMEPDCSAAYVLLSNLYASSRRWLEVARIRMKMKHNGIVKQPGSSWITLKGMRHEFLSADRSHPLTEEIYEKLVWLGVKLRELGYIPDQQFALHDVEIEQNEEMLSYHSERLAIAFGLLSTVEGSTITIMKNLRVCGDCHTAITLMAKIVNREIVVRDSSRFHHFKNGICSCGDYW; encoded by the coding sequence ATGCTAAAATTCACGAGCCAAATAACCACCCATCTGAAATGTCGTACAACACCATTTACCACTCTTATTCAAAACCCAAAATCTTCTTCAACTTCCTTAAACTTCACGTTCTTAAACCacctcaaaaaccaaaaactaGACTCAGCACGTGCCGTCTTCAACAAAATCCCTTCCCCTCACGTGTCACTCTACACCAAGCTACTCCTCGCTTACGCTCACAACAACAATCTCCACGAAGCAATCAACCTCTTCAATCAAATCCCATCAAACACCAAAGACACTATCTCATGGAACTCTGTCATCAAAGCCTCTATCATTTGCAACGATTTTGTCACTGCAGTTAAACTGTTCGATGAAATGCCGCAACGAAACTCAATATCATGGACAACGATAATCCACGGTTTCTTATCCACCGGAAGAGTTAATGAAGCTGAGAGGTTTTTTAATGCAATGCCGTATGTTGATAAAGACGTTGCCACATGGAATGCTATGGTTAATGGTTATTGTAATAATGGTAGAGTTAATGATGCTCTTCGTTTGTTTTGTCAAATGCCGTCCAGGGATGTTATTTCTTGGACTTCGATTATTGTCGGATTGGATAGGAATGGAAAAAGTTATCAagcgttgtttttttttaagaatatggTGGGTTTTTCTGGTGTTGGAATTTCTTCAACTACTTTGGTTTGTGGGTTGTCTGCAGCTGctaaaattttggatttttatgcGGGTATTCAGATTCATTGTTGTATGTTTAAGTTTGGTTTTTGTTGTGGTTTAGATGAGTTTGTGTCTGCTTCGCTAGTTACTTTTTACGCGTCTTGTAAGAGAATGGGTGATGCTTGTAAGGTTTTTGGTGAGACTGTTTGTAAGAATGTCGTGGTTTGGACTGCTCTTTTGACTGGGTGTGGTTTAAATGATAAGCATGTGGAAGCATTGGAGGTTTTTAGTGAGATGATGAGATTCAATGTGGTGCCTAACGAGTCTTCTTTTACTAGTGCTTTGAATTCTTGTGTTGGGTTGGAGGATCTTGAGAAGGGTAGAGTGATTCATGCTGCAGGAATTAAAATGGGTTTGGAAAATGCAGTCTATACGGGGAATTCTCTTGTTGTTATGTATAGTAAATGTGGTTTTATTGGTGATGCATTGTGTGTGTTTAAGGGGATTTGTGAGAAGAATGTTGTGTCTTGGAATTCTGTGATTGTTGGTTGTGCTCAGCATGGATGTGGAACATGGGCTTTGGTGCTTTTTAAAGAAATGTTGAGGGAAGGAGTTGAGTCTGATGAGATCACGTTGACTGGTTTGCTTTCTGCCTGTAGCAGGTCCGGGATGTTACAAAAGGCAAGGTGTTTTTTTGGGTATTTTGCTCGGAAAAGATCAATGAAGCTGACGGTTGAGCACTATGCTTGTATGGTGGATGTGCTTGGCCGGTGTGGAGAGGTGGAGGAAGCGGAAGCGCTGGCGACGAGCATGCCTGTGGAAGCAAACTCAATGGTATGGCTGGTTTTGCTGAGTGCTTGCAGGGTGCATTCTAGTTTGGATGTTGCAGAAAGAGCTGCGAAACGGATATTTGAAATGGAGCCTGATTGTAGTGCTGCCTATGTGCTGCTGTCGAACTTGTATGCATCTTCTAGAAGATGGTTGGAAGTTGCAAGGATTAGGATGAAAATGAAACATAATGGAATTGTAAAACAACCTGGGTCAAGTTGGATAACCTTAAAAGGAATGAGGCATGAATTTCTGTCTGCAGATAGGTCCCATCCTCTAACCGAGGAAATCTATGAAAAGTTAGTGTGGTTAGGAGTAAAGTTAAGAGAACTGGGTTATATTCCTGATCAACAATTTGCCTTGCATGATGTTGAAATTGAGCAAAATGAAGAAATGTTATCATACCATAGTGAAAGGCTTGCAATTGCATTTGGATTGCTTAGCACTGTGGAAGGAAGTACAATAACTATAATGAAAAATCTACGTGTATGTGGGGATTGTCATACTGCAATAACGCTTATGGCAAAGATTGTTAACAGAGAGATTGTTGTCAGAGATTCTAGCCGTTTTCATCACTTTAAGAATGGCATATGTTCCTGTGGGGATTATTGGTAG